GATTAAGCAAAGACTACGAGGAACGAACCGATAACAGCGAAGCCATGATCCTCGTCTGCATGATTCACCGTATGTTACGCCACCTAAAGCCAGCAGAACTGGCCGGCGGCTGGGATAAATAGCTTTTCAAACACGTTCTTACAGATTGGGCAACCTCTTTCGCGTCAACAATCATGAGTCGTCGATTGTACCGCCCGGCGGATTGTTCGGTGGCGCTCGCGCTGCTTTGCGCGGCATTTCTGGCCAGCGCGCTGTCGGCGGCGGAGCCTGCGGCAGAAGACTACAGCCGCATTGCAAAAGAGGTTGAAGCGAATCTCCAGCACGACGTGTTGGACAAGTGGTTTCCCGCGGCCGTAGATCGCCAGGGCGGAGGTTTCTTCGAGGATTTTGCCGCGGATTGGTCGCGCCGCGAAACGCCGGAGCGAAGCGTCGTGTATCAATCGCGGCTGACCTGGCTCTCGGCCCAAGCGGCCTTGCGTGATCCGGCCCACGCGGAGGCTTATCTGGCGCTGACTCGCCACGGCGAGGCATTCCTGGCCGAAAAGCAGTGGGACCACGAGCGCGGCGGGTTCTTCTGGGCCGTCGACGTCGATGGCCGGCCGACGAAGCGTTTCGGCAGCGAGAAGCACGCGTACGGCATCGCCTTCGGCATTTACGCATCGGCGGGCAACTACGAAGCCACGCATGACGCCGCCGCCCTCGAACTGGCCAAGAAGGCGTTTCGCTGGTTGGACGAACATGCCCACGACCCGCGAAACGGCGGCTACTTCGAGGCGCTAACCGCCGCCGGCGAGCCGGTCCTTGCCGCCACCCTCCGCCCCGCCGACGCGATCGGCACGCGCTACGGCTACAAGTCGATGAACACGCACATCCACCTGCTGGAAGCGCTCGCCGGCCTGTACGCGGTATGGCCCGATCCGGCGTTGCGCACTCGGCTCGATGAGGTATTTCAGATTGTCCGCGACAAGATTTACGTTCCGCCCGGCTGCCTGCACCTGTATTTCAACCCGGATTGGCGCCCCCTCCCGGAATTCGATTCCTTCGGGCACGACATCGAGACCGCATATCTATTGACCGAGGCGGCGGCGATTCTCGGGAAACCGGATGACGCGGCCGCTTGGACTGCCGCGCGGCACCTCGTCGATCACGCCCTCGAATACGGCTTCGATAGCGAGCAGGGCGGTTTTTACAACGAAGGGACCACGTTCGGCCGCGACGTGACGAAACAGAAAATCTGGTGGGTCGAGGCCGAGGGCCTCAACTCCTTGCTCCTGATGCACGAGCGTTTCGGCCGCGAGACCCCGCGCTATTGGGAAGCCTTCTTGAAACAATGGGACTTCATCTCGCACAAGCAGGTCGACGCCGACCACGGCGGCTGGTATTCGACCGTCGGCCCCGACGGCGCCGCTCCGGTGAACCAACCCAAGAGCGACCGCTGGACCGAGGGCTACCACCAAGGCCGAGCGTTGATGAACGTCTCCGCGGCCCTCCACCGGCTGGCGGATTCCAAATCGAAATGAGCTACGGCGTGCGCCGTCCGGCACCTCGTCGCCCCACGACGGTCGCCACTGTAGGGAACGGCCTCTGTGCCGTTCCGTGCGCTGGAGCAATCTCACCATCACGCTTCGACCGGCTTCAAGAGCGCCAGCGGCTCGAACTTTTGTCCCAGAATGGGTTCGCTCGCCAGCCCCAGCCAGCGTTCGAGGACCGTGGCGTAAACCTGCCGGAAATCGACGCCGAATACCGGATCGCCATCCACCAGATGCGCCAAGTCGGGATAGGGCCCGTGGATCCCGGGCACGACGCCGTTGCCCGCCAGAAACACCGGGGCGGCGGTGCCGTGGTCGGTCCCCTGGCTGGCGTTTTCTTCCAGTCGTCGGCCGAATTCGGAAAACACGAGCACGAGCACCGGGCGGCTGGCGACGTGCTTGCTCACGTCGTCGATAAATGCCGCGAGCGAGCCGCCAATCTGGCCCAGCCGATCAGCGTGCGTATTGGCTTGCCGGCCGTGCGTGTCGAAGCCGCCCAGCTCGGTGTAATAGATGGGCGTTTTGAATCCGGCCCGAATGAGCCGCGCGATCAACCGCAGTCGCTCGGCCAGCCCGTTGTCTGGGTATTTCACGTCGGTCGATTGCGTGAGATTCATCTTCGCAATTTGCTCGGCCGTGGCTTGCACCGCAACGCTGCTGGCCTGCGCGGCCGCGAGCAGCGGATTCGCGTTTGCGTCGCCGGGCGAATGCCAGCCGGCCAACTGCGCCTCGACGACCGACCGGTCGAGCAAGCCGGTGCGGCGTGTGAGTTGATCCAGGTCGGCCAGCGACGGAATCTGCACGCGCGTAC
Above is a genomic segment from Pirellulales bacterium containing:
- a CDS encoding AGE family epimerase/isomerase — encoded protein: MSRRLYRPADCSVALALLCAAFLASALSAAEPAAEDYSRIAKEVEANLQHDVLDKWFPAAVDRQGGGFFEDFAADWSRRETPERSVVYQSRLTWLSAQAALRDPAHAEAYLALTRHGEAFLAEKQWDHERGGFFWAVDVDGRPTKRFGSEKHAYGIAFGIYASAGNYEATHDAAALELAKKAFRWLDEHAHDPRNGGYFEALTAAGEPVLAATLRPADAIGTRYGYKSMNTHIHLLEALAGLYAVWPDPALRTRLDEVFQIVRDKIYVPPGCLHLYFNPDWRPLPEFDSFGHDIETAYLLTEAAAILGKPDDAAAWTAARHLVDHALEYGFDSEQGGFYNEGTTFGRDVTKQKIWWVEAEGLNSLLLMHERFGRETPRYWEAFLKQWDFISHKQVDADHGGWYSTVGPDGAAPVNQPKSDRWTEGYHQGRALMNVSAALHRLADSKSK
- a CDS encoding DUF1501 domain-containing protein produces the protein MTTTRREFLGMASTLLATSAAVPAFLTRTAWAAAGKGPTNDRVLVVLQLTGGNDGLNTVVPFTDENYRRLRPTLSLADAKLHKLDDRVGLHPSLGGLKKLFDGGQAAVVQSVGYPNPNRSHFESMAIWQIAPNDAQLQHGRAALSAGGWLARAIDRRSDANPIAAPALRVGSGEMPQALLGTRVQIPSLADLDQLTRRTGLLDRSVVEAQLAGWHSPGDANANPLLAAAQASSVAVQATAEQIAKMNLTQSTDVKYPDNGLAERLRLIARLIRAGFKTPIYYTELGGFDTHGRQANTHADRLGQIGGSLAAFIDDVSKHVASRPVLVLVFSEFGRRLEENASQGTDHGTAAPVFLAGNGVVPGIHGPYPDLAHLVDGDPVFGVDFRQVYATVLERWLGLASEPILGQKFEPLALLKPVEA